The Ignavibacteriales bacterium genome contains the following window.
TGAATCATTAAATAATTTAATGATCGAAAATATTGGAAAGATTAAAGCAATCGTCATTGTCAATCCTCATAATCCGACAGGAATGTTTCTGAAGAAAGATGAGTACGATGCGATAAAAGAATTTGCCCGCCAGCATAGCTTGGCATTAATTGTTGATGAAGTTTTCATCGATTATGCTTTTGAAGATGATGAGCGTAGAATCTCATCAACAGCAAATGAAACCGAAGTATTGACATTCACTCTAAACGGTATTTCTAAGATGATCGGATTGCCGCAGATGAAGTTGGGCTGGTTAGTTGTGAGCGGTAAGTCGTCGGTGGTGAGTGAGGCGGCCGCACGATTGGAAATAATTTGTGATACATTTCTATCTGTGAATACTCCTGTTCAGGTTGCACTACCTAAATTGTTGACCGAAGAAAAAAATATTCAGAACCAAATCCTTAATCGTGTTAAATCAAACTACAACACACTACTCACAACTCACAACTCACAACCCACATCTCAATCCTCCCCACTTTTATCCGAAGGCGGTTGGTATGGCATCATCCGCGTTCCTCGTACAAAATCGGACGAAGAGTGGGCTTTGCAACTGCTTGAAAAGAAAGGCGTTTACGTTTACCCAGGGTATTTCTTCGACTTCCAGAATGAGGGGTATCTTGTTATAAGTTTATTGGTGGAAAATTCTATTTTCCAGAAGGCGGTAAGTGGGATTGTGGATCATGTCTCCACCGCCTAATCAACCAACACTCCATTAATCCATTACTCCAGTTTCACATCACTTATCCAAGTTGTTCCACATATTGCACTGTACGGACATTTCGAGCATTCATCTTCTAAAAATTCTGTCGGCACAAACGGCTGATTGATATTCAATATTTCATCCACAAGTTTGAAAATAACTTGTTTGATCGAATCAAATATTTTCACAGGTGAAATGTCATCGTCGCCAATCGGAACCTCAATTTCTTCATTAAGCCGATTCCGTCCAAGAAAAAGATAAGCAGGTATGATATTCTCAAGCGGTGTGCCTGTTTGCTGATTATATAAAAGCATATAGATCGGCAGTTGAAACGAGCCGATAGCATCGCGATATGTTTCTCTATTATTGATATCCAATTTATCGAATCGGATTCTAACACTTTCATCATCTTTGCTCGTTTTATAATCAATAATATAAACCATGTTGCTGCGAAGTTCGATTCTATCAACCTTACCTACAAATGTAATTCCTTTCGTTTCAACTGTGAATTTCTTCTCCAGATCTTTTATAATTATTTCTGATTTTTGTAACATGGGAATCTGATATTCTTCGACAAACTGCCACAGGTGATTTACAATTTGTGTGTGCATCATGAAAGTCGGTCCCAGCCAATCTTTCCCATAAACTTCTTCCATCTTCCGGGCGATGATTTCTTCTAATCGATCTCGTGTAAGTTTTTCTATTTTCTTTCCCAAAAAGGGTTTGAAATATTCCTCCAACACCGTGTGAATAAGAATGCCGACGTCCAACGCGTCTATCTCATCGCTGACTTCTGTTTTCTCGCGCAGCCGAAGAACATTCTGATAATAAAATTTCAACTGACACGCAAGATACGTATCAAGCAGAGAGGCGCTGTATTTGATTGTTCGAAGATGTTGTACAATTTCTTTTGTTTTAGCGATCGCTTTGGGCTTGGGATTTTCTAATTTTACTCCAAATCGTATAGTTTTTTCAAATGGAGTCAGCTTATCGGTTTTTGTTTCCTGCTGTTTTTGCCATAACAGTTTCTGGACAAATCTGCTTTTTTCTTTTTTACCGTCTTTCTGATTCTCGGTATAATATAGATGAACTTCCTTGGCGCTCTTCACGACTAAATCAAAATAATATTCAACCAATTTTTCGCGGTCATGGTATGTTTCAAGTCCCAACATTTTTCTAATGTGCTGCGGAAGAAGCATATCTTCGCCCGGTTTGCCCGGAACAATATCATCGTTCGCGTTTATAAAATACAGGGTGTCGAATGCCAGATTGCGTGTTTCTAAAAGTCCAAGTACCTGCAATCCGCGAAGCGGTGTCCCATGGAACGGGACAGTTTCACTTTCAAGAAAATGCTGCAGAAATATTATATATCCTGAGGGTTCATTGAATTTTTCATTCTTCACCAAGGAATGAGCAACCTGGTCGAGCACTTCCATTAACTTCTGAACATACGGTTTGAAATATGGGTGTAGGTTCGCCGTGCTTTCGGTGAATATATAATTGAGAACCTCAATCGCTCTTTGAGCAAAATCGCCTATTGATTTTATATCAACAAATTTTCGGATTGTATTATCGTGAATCGATTTTATTTGAGATTTTAACTTCTCAATATTAACACCTTCAACGATTCCCGCCAATGCTTTCGTGCAACCATCAAAAAATTCATCGTCACCTTCAATTGACTCAAGCGACAATAATACTTTTGATTTTTCTTCGGCAAGATATTTTTCAAGCTGATGAAACATAATCCGCGTAACATCTGAACGCTGCTCATATCGGATGTTCTTCACGTACGGATGAAGAATCACACGAAGATATGATGATGCCGAAAATTTATTGTTGAATGCAGTTGCAATCAACTCCAACAAATTACTCAGAAAACCGTAAGCCGGCGTGCGTTTAATCGGGTAACCGAGCGCGATGTTATATGTTTCCTCTTTTAATAACGACAATGGAAAATGTATTGCGGGAAATAAAGCTTCGAATGACGGCAACACAACCGCGGTGTGGTGATCGATCTCGTTTCCATTCTCTGTTCGTTTCTGGATTTCTGCTGCTAGCGCGTAAATTTGTCCGTGCGTATCGGAAGCTTTGTAAAAATGGAAATCCGGCTCGTTGTTTTTTACCGAATAATTTTCTTCCGGCTTCACATCAAAGCCGAGCATCTTCAACCGCTCATTCAATCCAATCCCGTATTGAAAAATAAATTTTACATTGCTCTTCTTTTGCAATCCTTCAATTATTTTCTTTTCAACATTCGTAAAGGCATAAAAGCCGGCGAGGATAATTTTATCATGAGACGAGAAATCAATCTTTTCAATTTCATTAGCGACGGTGCGATATATCATTGAGCGTATTACAAAACCACGTCGTTCTATTTCTTCATAAAAATTTTTGAAGTACTCGGCAAGCGAATGAAACTTGGCAAATTCAATATTCTGTAAAACTTCTTTAACCCTTCTCGCTGTTTGATTCGCCATCATAACTTCTTCTAATTCACCCAAAAGCTTCAAAGCAACCGGGAAGAAATTATCGAACGAATCGTAATGTGAACGACCAAGTCGCTGTTCTGTTTTTTTGTGAACATCGAACAAAATTGCAACCGCATCTATTGACTCCAATGTTTGCTGACGATAGCCGAGAACATCTCTAAATAGGTACTCGTTAAACTCGTCCATTGAAAATATTTTTGGCGGGAAAAAGCTTGTATTTTCGCGCTCTGCAAGCGTTTTTCTTAGAAAGTGCGACGGTCGTTTTCCGGGGAAAACTATCACCTGACGTGAATAATCTTTATCGTTGGCGGCCAATTCCGCCGCTAAAACATCGATAAGGTTTTCCTGAGCTGATATAATTTTTATACTGCTCATTTTACCTCCCGCACTTTCTTCAGATCGACGTATGCGATTGCTCCACGAATTTTCTTACCGTAATATTTCTCTGCAAGAATTTTCATGTACTCTTTCACCTGATTCGAGTGCTCGCCATTCTCCGAACCTGTTTTAAAATCAATCACGGTTACAATATCTGAATCAACATTTATTCTGTCGATACGAAACAATGCACCTGTTGGACTTACAATCTCTTGTTCTGTCAGAACAATTCTGTTTGGACGAGCGGTAAAATATTCTTTTACATCATCAGCATTTATAAATTTATGAATGAGATTATAAGTATCATCCACATTAAATTCCTGATGATGCATGAACTTAATATTTTCTATTGCGGCTTTTATTTGTTCTTCAAGAGATTTACCGATGAAATTAATTTGCGCCAGTATGGCATGTATAAAATCGCCGCGCTTTGTTTCTTCCAAACCGATCTTTGAAAAACTTTTCGTCTGCGAAATACCCCGTGTTCTCGGGAAAATAATTGCCGCTTCTTTTTCTTCTTCTTCCTTAACCTTATCGGCGTTTGTGCGTTTACCGATTACGAATCCGTCTGCTGGTAAAAATTTTGACGGCTCTTCTGATTTTTTTTGGATTGATACAACATACATTTCTTTTTCTGCCCGTGTCATAGCCACATATAATTTATTCAGATCATCAAGCTTGCGAAGAGTTTCTTTCTCCTTATACCTATCCGAAAGCACATTGTTAAACTCCGACTCTTTCTTTGTAACATGCATTAGTTGAATTCCATCTTCACCCTCTTTGATAACCATAGAATCTGTGTGCGGCTTCGTGTCATAAAACAAACTTATCACAATCGGAAAGCCGAGCCCTTTTGCTTTATGAATCGTCATAACAGTTACGGCGTTTTCACTTGGCGGAACCGCGATGTTCCACATCTCTTCTTCTGAATCGTCATCTGAAAAAGAGAGAAAATCTTTCAAGCTCAAACTGCCGCGTCCCTCATAAGCATTTATTATCTCCAACAATTTTACAAGCGTTGCAGCTTCATCCGGGAAATTTTCAAACAAATTAAATTTTTTATAAACTTCCGCTATCAAATCATAAAGCGGAAGATAGCCGACCATGTTGAAAAGATGCTCGAAGTTTTTCTCCCACAATTGCGGATATTGCTCACGGAAATATGTATAAAGCGCCTGATGCGATTTGCCGTTTCTACTGCATTCAAAAAGAAATGTGCGGAAATCGGACGAATCTTCGGTTTTTTTCAATTCTTCCGATAAGACGTCGCTCAATAAAAACGAAGCGAATGAAAGATCGTCGATCGGTGAATCGAGAAATTTTAAGAGCGATAAAATCTCTCCGACAATCTTTCGTTTGCGTATATCGAGACTGCTGTGCGAAAGGAATTTTATTTCTTCGGCGTTAAGCCAGCCGCTCACGGCAATCACATATTTATTCTGCGGAGTGAGGATTGCTATATCTCCAAGTTTGTAACCGCGACTTTCGCAATCTTGGATTATTTCAATAATCGCTTGCCGCTCCGGTGGAGAATCGGTTTCTTCTTCCGGCTCATCAAACTTCTTTACTTCAACATAACCTTTGCCGCGTGCATTCTGCATAACTTCTTGTTTGTACGAAACAAGTCCGCTGAGGTCCGCAATTTCTTTTTGAATTTGCTGCGGACCGATTTCATGAAATACCTTTTTCGCAAACTCCACCACCGCTTCCGAGCTGCGATAGTTTGTATCCAATTCCTTTCTGTTGCATAGAGCCGACGGGAATTCTTCTTTTTCCCTCATTCGCGCCATTATTTGCCAGTCGCCGCCGCGAAATGAAAATATCGCTTGCTTCGTGTCTCCAACAAGAAACAGCGTTCCTCCCTTTCCTAAAGATTCTTCAACAAGCGGTCTGAGCGCTGTCCATTGAATCGGCGATGTATCTTGAAATTCGTCGATCAGAAAATGGTAAATCTGTTCACCCAAAGAAAAATAAATTTCTGGAAGATTCATTTCAGATATTTTCGATGCAAGCATTTTTGTAGCTTCGCTCAACGCTACCTCGCCGCGTTCTCTCCGCACTTTCTCTATTATTCCGAGAAGATATTGATTCACCTCAACGAACGGCTGATAATATTGAAGCGACGCCATAAGATAATATTCTCCAACTATCTTCAACAATTCCCTTTGCATCTCCTCAATTTTTTCCTTAAACGCGGGGAAATTATTTTCCTTGGAAGTTAGCAAAGCTTTCTGATCCAACGTTCTTCCTATGAGCAAATTAAAATCACCGCTATGTGCAAAATCGATAATGCTTTGAAAATTTTTTGTCGGATTAAAATTACTCTTCGCTATAGCATCGCCGATTGAGATCAGCTCATTTAATATTTTATCACGGAGTTCTTCAATAAGACCATCTTGCGTTTTAGAGACTGATTGGCCCGCATGAGAACTGAGACGCTTATAAATGTTTTTCACTTCTCTTGAAAGTTTCTCATTCGGATTCCAGAGAAACTTTTTATCAAAGCTTTGATTGCGGTTGATAATTTCTATTATCTGCTGAAAGATTTTTCTCTTATCAGAATCGTATCCTAATTCTTGAGCAAGATGTTCAAACGCTTCATCAAGAATTATATCTGAGTTAAGTATGACATCGAATGAAGGCGGCAGACCGAACTCTAACGCCGAGACTTTCATAATCCGCGACAAAAAGCTATCGATTGTTTGCACCTGAAAATCTGAATAGTTATCGAGTATCCGGTCAACCTCCGCCCGCGAACGTTCTATGAGGTTCTCAGCATCGAGCCCGACTTTTTTCATTTCCTGCAATGTTTTCGCATCGCCAAATGAAGCTTTCTTTAAAGATTCCACAACCTTTTGTTTCATCTGGAGTGCGGCATTGTTTGTAAAAGTAATAGCGAGAATATTTTTGAGGCGGTTGTTTGGAATATTATCCGAGAGAAGCAATCGAATAAACCGCATGGTAAGCTGGGTTGTTTTGCCTGAACCTGCAGACGCGGAAACGAGTGTGAAGTTTGAATCTATGTTTTGTGATTTCTTACTCATGCAATGTGAAATGTAAGAAAATTTTGAGTGATATAGAATTCTAAACAATGCCGGCACGCTGCTGTGAGGGTCTGAGGTTAACTTATAAGTTCTTTATTGTCACTCCCGCGTGTTTTAAGCGGGAGTCCAGCGCTCAGATTTTACCAGATTTCTGGATTCCCGATAGAAGCATTCGGGAATGACATTACTTTTTTATCAGCTTCAAGACTAACAAGAATTTCGCACGCCTCGCAATTTTGACATGTTCTAAGATTTTCAGTATACTAGGCGAAGTTACTGAGAGAATGAACTTTGTTTGATATATAGTATCTGTAAAAGGAAAAACGAATATAAAATTGCCGCTGCAAAATGGAAACACTTGGCAAAAAATATGACCTCAAAGATTATCTAATCTGAAATGGCAAATAGATGGAAAATACCGAAATCTATTGAGCAAAAAATTAGAAAACGGGATACACGGTGTGTTTATTGCGGAACAAACTTTGCTTCTAACGCTAAGGAAAGAGCAACGTGGGAACACATTGATAACGATGCAGGCAATATTTCAGAAGAGAATATTTGTTTATGCTGTAATTCATGTAACGCCAGTAAAAGAACGATACATCTACAAGTCTGGCTGAAATCTCACTATTGTCTGAACAATAATATTAACGAACGGACCGTTGCAAAAATTGTCCGACTCAATCTTGGTATCAGATAGACGATTACCGTGGGCTCGTAACTGGTTGTGCCAGCTTCACCAAAAAAGAAAATCCTTAAATGAAACCAATATTTTTTCCATCCCAATCAGAATTTAGAAAGTGGTTAGAAAAAAACTACAAGAAGAAAACCGAGTTATTGGTTGGTTATTACAAAGTGGACAGCGGCAAACCGAGCATGACATGGTCCCAATCTGTTGATGAAGCGCTTTGTTTTGGCTGGATAGATGGAATCCGCAGATCAATCGACAAAGAGAGTTACTGCATTCGCTTCACGCCAAGAAAATTGTCAAGCAACTGGAGTGCAATAAATATTCAAAAAGTTAAAACACTAATCAAACAAGGGCTAATGCGGCAAGCAGGGCTTGAGGCATTTAGTCATCGTAAGAAAGATAAATCAAAAACCTACAGTTTCGAAAACGCCGCCCAAAAATTTACCGAAAGTTTTGAAACCAAATTTAAGTCGAACAAAAAGGGGTGGGATTTCTTTAAAGCACAGCCGCCGTCATACCAAAAAATGGTTATCCATTGGATTATGTCTGCCAAGCAGGAATCAACTCAGTTTACCCGTCTCGAAAAAACTATCACCGAAAGTAAAAAACAAAAACGGCTTTATTAAAAACTAATGCTATGCAGTTCGATAGTATATTTTTTATTTAGCCATTTGTTATAATCTTGTGGAACTCAACCCCCTTTAAGTTCCCCCTTCTCTAAAATTAGAGAAGGGGGATGGGGGATGAGTTCAATAAAACATAGTAATGGCATTGTCGATTGTCAATATTGCGGAACGTCAGTGAATAAATAAAAACAGAGTAATATAAAACATCGGTTGTTGAAGCGCCGCGGAAATTCTCAGAATTATTGAGCCAGCCGAAATCCGCCGGTATTACTTTGCATCTTAATTACATACCTGATAACAAAAACTTTGTTCCCCTGTGGGCTCAAAGGAAGGGCTGCAGAAGTTCCTTGAAAATTGCACTCCAGAAAACAACTCATCATTGAATTCGCTAAAATCTGAAAATTCTTACACTTTTTGGTTTTATTTATGCAAATATTTATGAAACCTCCTTCATAATATTTCGTAAGTTGTGAAAGAAAGGATAATTTCATGGATATCATATCAGACCTCGGAGAAATGGCATTTGCAAGCCGCCTAAGGAGACTTGGAGAGCGACTTGCCAAAGATGTAACTCTCCTCTATCACAAACTTGACATAGATTTTGAAGCACGCTGGTTCTCGGTTTTTTACAGCTTGCATTGTTACTCTCCGATTACAGTTACAGGATTAGCCGACTCGCTTGGTATCAGCCATACCGGTGTCAAACAACTCGCGAGAGAAATGGCAGAGAAAAAACTTGTCACATGGTCAAAAGGGAAAGACGACAAACGGCAGCAATTGATTTCACTGACTGCAAAAGGGAAAGAAATAGCTCAACAGTTGTTGCCCGTATGGGAAGAAGTACGCAAAGCAACTAAAGAACTTCTTGATACCACGGATTGCAACATGCTGGGTGGATTGAAAAATATTGAGCAACAGTTAGATCAGCGAAACATGTACGAAAGAGTTTGGTTTCAGTTAAAAGGTTCATTACCCGGTGAAATTGAGATACACGAGTACAGCCCCGCTATGAAAAAATATTTCAAGTCGTTGAATTACGAATGGCTCGAAGAAAATTTTACGATTGAGAAAGCCGACAATAGGTTGCTTTCAGATCCCAATACAAGAATTGTCAAAAGGGGCGGTGCAGTTCTCTTCGCTTCGCTTGAAGGCGACGTTGTAGGAACATGCGCTTTAATTAAACACCGCAATGGGGTCTTCGAATTAGCTAAAATGGCAGTTACAAAAAAATATCAGGGGCGCGGTATCGGGAAAAAACTGATTATTGCAATCATTGATAAAGCAAAGACGTTAGGCGCTTCAGAACTTTACCTGCAAACGAATGCAAAACTCAAATCAGCTAATTATCTCTATAACAAGTTAGGGTTTATAAAGACAACCGCGGCTTCATTTATCAGAAAAAAATACCGCCGATCTACATTCGTAATGAAATTAGACTTAACTAATCTGAAAACAATTTAAACACCAACAGCATTAAAGAATATTTTTGAAGGGAATTTATATGCGAACAAACAGCATCAACAAAAACAGCAATATGTGGAGTACTTTGATTCTTATTGTAGTACTTCTACTTGTTGTTCCGATATATTCACCAGCACAGCAACCCACTATCGATAGTAAAACACAAGGAACTGTAATCGATTCGATATGTTTGACACTCAATGATGTTTATGTCTTTCCGGATGTGGCAAAGAAAATGGAACAACTACTTCGGAAAAATTTTAAGGACGGTAAATATAAAAATACTGCTAACCTTATGGAGTTTACCGATCAATTAACAACCGATTTACAATCGATAAGCCATGATAAGCACTTACGTGTTAGGCCTCTACCACCGCGTGATCCCGGCAGTTCAACTCAGCCGTCAGCCGAAGAGGAACGAAAAGGACAATTAGAGCGACTCCACAAGGATAACTTCGGATTTAAGAAGATCGAAATTTTGCCAGGTAACATTGGTTATATTGATTTTCGTTTCTTCGCTGAAACGAGTGTCGGAGACGCTAGTGCGACTGCAATCGCAGCAATGAATTTCTTAGCTCATGTCGATGCGATTATTTTCGATCTAAGACATAATGGCGGTGGCAGTCCCTCGATGATTCAGCTCATCAGTAGTTATCTATTCGATGAACCGGTTCACCTTAACAGTTTCTATATTCGCAAAACAAACGAAACTCAACAGTTTTGGACACAGGGGCATGTCCAGGGTAAAAAATTAATCAATGTGCCGGTCTACGTGCTAACAAGCAGTTTTACGTTTTCCGGTGCTGAGGAGTTCACTTACAATATCAAGAATCTAAAACGCGGAACAATTATTGGAGAAACAACGGGTGGCGGTGCTCATCCTGTTGAGGGACATACTTTCGAAAACTTGCCTGTACTCGTAACCGTTTCTTTTGGCCGCGCGGTAAATCCAATAACAAACACTAATTGGGAAGGAACCGGTGTAGAGCCAGACATAAAAGTTACGTCAGATCAAGCATTAATTGTTGCACGAACCGAAGCTTTAAAAAAACTAATGGAGAACGAGAAAGACGATGGAAAGAAAAAACAGTTTGCATGGGGAATAGCAGGGCTTGAAGCAGAAAGGAATCCCATTACGGTTGATGAGAAGACATTACAAACTTACGTCGGTGAATACGGACCGAGAAAAGTGATGTTTGAAAATGGTAATCTTTTTTATCAGCGGGAAGGGAGACCGAAATACAAATTAATCCCAATGGGAGATGATACTTTCGCACTTGATGGAATGGATACTTTTAGAGTAAAATTTAAACGTGACAGCTCGGGGAAAGTTATTGAATTTGTCGGGATGTACAGTGATGGCATGACAGATTCAAATCAAAAAAGCGACAAATAAGTTATTGAAGAAATGCCAAACGCAACAAACCTCAGAAGGAGTAAGTCATGATTACGAAGGTTTATAAAACAAATCTAATAACTATAACTGTGGTGTTATTCCTTTTATTGCAATGCCTTTTAAAAACAGCATTGATCGCTGAAGTAAGTTTTAAACCTTTTAAAACGACAACACCCCCTATCATAGACGGTAGTTTGGATGATGCAGTATGGCAATCGACTCAGAAGGTTACAGGATTTAAAACTTTCCAACCTGATTTTGGGAAAGATATGTCGGTAAATACAGATGCATATTTAGCGTACGATGAAGAGAATCTTTATTTTGCATTTAAGTGTTACGAATCGGAACCGGATAAGATAAAAGCAAATGTATCCGGTAGAGATAGAATGACCGGAGATGATCATGTTTGTTTGAATCTCGATACCTTTGGAGATCAACAAACGTTAACATGCTTTTATGTCAATCCACTCGGTATACAGGGAGATAGTAAAGCTACATCTAATAGCGAAGATTTTAGTTTCGATGCGGTTTGGGAGAGTGCGGGAAAGATTGATGTTGATGGATACAGTATCGAAATTTGCATTCCCTTGAAAAGTATTCGCTATTCGGATCAAGATCCAACTACAATGAGATTGACGATACAACGAAAGGTAACTCTAAGACAGGAAAACGGAACATTGCCTCCGCTTGATCCGAAGATTGGTGGAAATTTTGTTGTTCAGGGTGCAACTGTGAATTACGAAGGATTGAAACATTATACATTGTTTGAATTGCTTCCGGCGTACACTTATACTCATAGGGAGACTATGGAGCAGGGTTCTCTTGTTCCTGAAGAACGTAAAGGCAATATCAGCTTAAATGCAAAGTATGGATTAACACAGAATCTAATACTCGATGGAACATATAATCCGGATTTCAGTCAGATTGAAGCAGATGCCGGACAGGTAGATGTTAATCTTAGATATGAAATTTATTATCCTGAGACGAGACCGTTTTTTCTTGAAGGAAATGAAAATTTTCAAATGTCGAATGGACCGACGATTATTCATACAAGAAAAATTGTTGATCCATTAGCCGGTGCAAAAGTTACAGGTAAGATAGCAGACGGACAAACAATTGCTGCAATGTACGCAATTGACGAATTGAATCCTTTGGAATATCCTGACCAGCAATATGCACATTTCGGGATTTTCAGATATAAGGGAGATATCGGCAATGGGAATTATTTAGGAGGGCTTGTTGCAGATAAAGAGATGAAGGGACATTATAATAGAGCAGTGGCAGTAGACGGGCAATACAGATTAACACCCGGTTCCACTTTATCAATTCTTGGTTCTTATACGAAAACTTACGATGAAGCAACTGTAACCGATAATAACGGACATGCATTATGTATGAATTTTAATAATTTTGACCGTAACTTAAATTACGGTGTAAATTATGAAAAAATATCTGAAAACTATTCGGCAGAAATGGGGCAGATGTACCGTACAGGATATTCTGGAATCGGCGGTTACTTTGGTCCACGTTTGTATTTTGACTCAAGTGTAGTTCTGAATATTATGCCCCAGATTTCAACTTATCATTTACGAGATGATCTGAGCCAGATGTGGGAAAATAGTTACAGTGCTCATATAAATGGTACGTTCGTTAATAGAATAAATGCGTGTGCAGGATATGAGTGGAGTACAGAAGTTTATCAGTTACAGAAATTCAATACAGACAATATGCATTCTTCATTCAGTATGCAAGCGACAAGAGAATTGAATATAAATCTGATTGGGAATTACAGAAATGCTATTCGTTATGTAAATGATCCTTATCCGGGTTATGGCTGGGGTGCGAGCGCTGGAGTAAGTTATCAACCGATATCTAATATCGCTATTTCTTTATCTTACAATTATTCTGATTTCTATCGTAAATCTGATGATAAGAAGATATTTAACTATTCAATTTATAGAGTAAGGTCAACATATCAAGTAAACAAATACTTATTCTTCAGATGTGTTGTTGAGTATAACGATTATCGCAAGAGGTTGTTTACAGATTTTCTTGCATCATTTACATACATACCGGGTACGGTATTTTATCTTGGCTATGGATCAATATTCCAGAAAACTCAATGGGAAACCGACCGATATGTACCCAGCAATAGATTTCTAGAAACAAAAAGAGGATTGTTCCTTAAAGTATCCTACTTGTGGAGAATGTGAGAATCGAATCGTGTCTGAAACGTGCAAACCTTGAATGGAAGGATTGAATACTTCTTAATTAAAGTTTTGCCCCGATGGCTCGGGGAAAGCGATAGAATTTGTCGGGATGTATGGGGGTGCGTGACAGATTTAAATCAAAGAACAGAAAAGTAATACTATGTATGAGTTTCGGTTTAAGAACAATGATGGTTTTAAAATAACAAACAAGTAGTATCTTGTAAAGTTGCAGTATTTATTTAGGTATTATATTTTAGTTCGAATCACAGTTCTTTAACAATTCTGATGAGGATAATTATGAGAAGATTAGTTTTTCTGCTACTTACTTTTATTACAGCTAGCTATTTACATTCACAGCAAGATGGTGAAGATATTTCTTTGGGAAAATATCGTGTGTTGCACTCAAAGATTCTCAATGAAGATAGAACACTTCTTGTAGCTTTACCGGACGAGCATGAAAATTCCAGCATTTCCTTCCCTGTATTATATCTACTCTACGGTGATCAGGTGAAGGGATATTTTGCGGAGGTTGTTAATGTTATAGATCGTCTCAGCGGAGCCGGTGAAATACCACCGTTGATTATTGTGGGTGTAGCGAATAAAGACAGGTACCGTGACTGTCTTCCCCTACAGCAAAACGGTACTCCGGGCGGTGCAGAAAAATTTCTTAGATTTTTTAAGGAAGAACTGAATCCATTCATCAACTCAAATTATCGGACTAAGAACTTT
Protein-coding sequences here:
- a CDS encoding UvrD-helicase domain-containing protein encodes the protein MSKKSQNIDSNFTLVSASAGSGKTTQLTMRFIRLLLSDNIPNNRLKNILAITFTNNAALQMKQKVVESLKKASFGDAKTLQEMKKVGLDAENLIERSRAEVDRILDNYSDFQVQTIDSFLSRIMKVSALEFGLPPSFDVILNSDIILDEAFEHLAQELGYDSDKRKIFQQIIEIINRNQSFDKKFLWNPNEKLSREVKNIYKRLSSHAGQSVSKTQDGLIEELRDKILNELISIGDAIAKSNFNPTKNFQSIIDFAHSGDFNLLIGRTLDQKALLTSKENNFPAFKEKIEEMQRELLKIVGEYYLMASLQYYQPFVEVNQYLLGIIEKVRRERGEVALSEATKMLASKISEMNLPEIYFSLGEQIYHFLIDEFQDTSPIQWTALRPLVEESLGKGGTLFLVGDTKQAIFSFRGGDWQIMARMREKEEFPSALCNRKELDTNYRSSEAVVEFAKKVFHEIGPQQIQKEIADLSGLVSYKQEVMQNARGKGYVEVKKFDEPEEETDSPPERQAIIEIIQDCESRGYKLGDIAILTPQNKYVIAVSGWLNAEEIKFLSHSSLDIRKRKIVGEILSLLKFLDSPIDDLSFASFLLSDVLSEELKKTEDSSDFRTFLFECSRNGKSHQALYTYFREQYPQLWEKNFEHLFNMVGYLPLYDLIAEVYKKFNLFENFPDEAATLVKLLEIINAYEGRGSLSLKDFLSFSDDDSEEEMWNIAVPPSENAVTVMTIHKAKGLGFPIVISLFYDTKPHTDSMVIKEGEDGIQLMHVTKKESEFNNVLSDRYKEKETLRKLDDLNKLYVAMTRAEKEMYVVSIQKKSEEPSKFLPADGFVIGKRTNADKVKEEEEKEAAIIFPRTRGISQTKSFSKIGLEETKRGDFIHAILAQINFIGKSLEEQIKAAIENIKFMHHQEFNVDDTYNLIHKFINADDVKEYFTARPNRIVLTEQEIVSPTGALFRIDRINVDSDIVTVIDFKTGSENGEHSNQVKEYMKILAEKYYGKKIRGAIAYVDLKKVREVK
- a CDS encoding bifunctional helix-turn-helix transcriptional regulator/GNAT family N-acetyltransferase yields the protein MDIISDLGEMAFASRLRRLGERLAKDVTLLYHKLDIDFEARWFSVFYSLHCYSPITVTGLADSLGISHTGVKQLAREMAEKKLVTWSKGKDDKRQQLISLTAKGKEIAQQLLPVWEEVRKATKELLDTTDCNMLGGLKNIEQQLDQRNMYERVWFQLKGSLPGEIEIHEYSPAMKKYFKSLNYEWLEENFTIEKADNRLLSDPNTRIVKRGGAVLFASLEGDVVGTCALIKHRNGVFELAKMAVTKKYQGRGIGKKLIIAIIDKAKTLGASELYLQTNAKLKSANYLYNKLGFIKTTAASFIRKKYRRSTFVMKLDLTNLKTI
- a CDS encoding YdeI/OmpD-associated family protein, whose amino-acid sequence is MKPIFFPSQSEFRKWLEKNYKKKTELLVGYYKVDSGKPSMTWSQSVDEALCFGWIDGIRRSIDKESYCIRFTPRKLSSNWSAINIQKVKTLIKQGLMRQAGLEAFSHRKKDKSKTYSFENAAQKFTESFETKFKSNKKGWDFFKAQPPSYQKMVIHWIMSAKQESTQFTRLEKTITESKKQKRLY